The following proteins are encoded in a genomic region of Triticum dicoccoides isolate Atlit2015 ecotype Zavitan chromosome 1B, WEW_v2.0, whole genome shotgun sequence:
- the LOC119349382 gene encoding uncharacterized protein LOC119349382, with protein sequence MLHIFCFATRSLSPAPTHGSDPAPHLGAPDTPSPASAPGKPPARPPSPASTTGRTSGCCWRRRKSSPGSARRATWIRRAAGDEVGRWAERRQSCGSNLDPAAGGVRSESRRRQVMPDLAGAGRQQPMTLSRLLHLPLLFPPTFSIGGGGGGGKRKEGPRGRRGLGLALAAHSLRSFLSRCSPVFSFAWRTRCTDDRMKNTRGRTLRKTEEQCMDLQL encoded by the exons ATGCTACACATCTTCTGCTTCGCCACCCGCTCCCTCTCGCCGGCGCCGACACATGGGTCAGACCCTGCGCCGCACCTCGGGGCGCCTGACACCCCCTCCCCCGCCTCCGCCCCCGGCAAGCCCCCCGCGCGCCCACCCTCACCCGCCTCCACCACGGGCCGCACCAGCggctgctgctggcggcggcggAAGTCCTCCCCCGGATCGGCTCGACGTGCCACATG GATTAGGAGGGCGGCCGGTGATGAGGTAGGACGCTGGGCAGAGAGACGGCAGTCGTGCGGGAGTAACCTGGATCCTGCAGCCGGCGGTGTGAGGAGCGAATCAAGACGCCGccaggtcatgcccgacctcgcggGTGCAGGCCGACAGCAGCCGATGACCCTCTCCCGTCTGCTGCACCTCCCTCTCCTATTTCCTCCCACTTTCTccatcggcggtggcggcggcggcggcaagaggAAAGAGGGTCCCAGGGGGAGACGCGGGCTAGGTCTCGCTCTCGCTGCCCACTCGCTTCGCTCCTTCTTATCTCGCTGCTCGCCGGTTTTTTCCTTCGCGTGGCGCACTCGCTGTACTGATG ATCGGATGAAGAATACAAGAGGAAGGACCTTGAGGAAGACTGAAGAACAAT GTATGGATCTTCAATTATAA